In a genomic window of Quercus lobata isolate SW786 chromosome 4, ValleyOak3.0 Primary Assembly, whole genome shotgun sequence:
- the LOC115984504 gene encoding uncharacterized protein LOC115984504: MSDLHEIQAILSLYERASGQKLNREKTSIFFSKAINVARRQEISDFLGVPEVKEYEKYLGLPAVVGRNKKESLRYIKERVWNKIQGWREKLLSQAGRETLLKAVVQAIPSFAMSCFKLPVSLCNEIEAMIRKFYWGQKGEQRKIH, from the coding sequence ATGTCGGACTTACATGAAATCCAAGCCATTCTATCCTTATATGAACGTGCTTCAGGTCAAAAGCTCAACCGGGAGAAAACCTCTATATTTTTTAGCAAGGCAATAAATGTTGCAAGAAGACAAGAGATTTCAGATTTCTTGGGGGTTCCGGAAGTAAAAGAGTATGAAAAATATCTTGGCTTGCCGGCGGTGGTAGGAAGGAATAAAAAGGAGAGTCTAAGATACATAAAGGAAAGGGTTTGGAATAAGATACAAGGGTGGAGAGAAAAACTATTATCCCAAGCGGGTAGAGAAACCCTATTGAAGGCGGTAGTGCAAGCAATTCCATCCTTTGCAATGAGCTGCTTCAAATTACCGGTGAGCTTATGCAATGAGATTGAGGCTATGATCCGAAAATTCTATTGGGGGCAGAAGGGGGAACAAAGAAAGATCCATTAG
- the LOC115984506 gene encoding putative disease resistance protein RGA1 codes for MAEGMLLAVAQKIIEDLGSWAFQGIVSHWDVEAELENIKNTVSTIQAVLRDAAEQQSHSHQVKDWLEKLKDAVYEADDLLGEFYTELTEALQQGGMNENIAKKVRGFFSTSNPFVLRREMSRRIIEMKQKLNAIAEDRKMFHLKDYHVEPPVSMDREETHSFVLDEKVIGREDDKEAIIKLLLEPNDEENVSIIPIVGIGGLGKTTLAQFVYNDKNIKEHFELKMWTCISDVFDVKMIIQKIISATGKEPVDHSMDKLQDKLRKIINQKKYLLVLDDVWNEDPHKWDSLKDLLMGGAKGSKIVITTRGRLVAEITCPTSIYTLKGLDEEQSWLLFKQIAFRKGQGQGTNNPRLEEIGREIVHKCQGIPLAIKSIGNVLHLEKTEHKWSYVNNNILESATQQKNDIFPILKLSYDYLPSHLKSCFAFCSLFPKDSEIDKVTLVQLWIAQGFIRPSNKNQELEDVADEYFKDLLWRSFFEEVTNAMGKLNYKMHDLIHDLAQLVAGPECTIITLDRNNFDEKPRHVSLPLYIDLSFIETSSLLVRAEKLRTCLLTFKPNKSGKAGKLDESKLNKLILSCRRLRALGLCGVHIERVPDSIGKLIHLTYLDFSENHGIETLPNAISRLWKLQTLKVNDCQKLKELPRDIRFLVGLRHLENSYCGRLSHMPDGLGKMTCLQTLSLFVVRDNQASTSGPISSGLDELNSLNSLRGKLQISNLRCLEDVYSEPNAANLRAKQYLDRLSLLWHANDHYFCSDDDNDGDEKLLEGLQPHQNLKFLSVNGYGGVRFSSWLSLLTNLVDLSITGCKRCQQLPRLSRLHSLERLSLHNMEVLEYISDGDINEEFHTSSLFPSLKSISIRRCPNLKGWWRSTSTTDHQQHPHHQSLPSFHHLSALYIQFCPNLTSLPPFPYLEESLFLEQVSLKPLQRTIAMNLSLPSSSSFLSSPFSKLKSMNLSFIKDTEALPDEWMSNLSSLKQLSIEGGPKLKSLSLAVPHLTSLESLEIHNCELFDSISDMGDDGIEWQHLKCLNSLRYDSVLNLKSIPSGLQHVSALRKLVISNCPNLTILPELTSVVYLQISKSPNLTSIPDGITNLTSLEELHIYDCPNLKSLPDEMVSLKSLQKLTIEGCPDLAKRCERGIGEDWFKIAHVPVIKYWNW; via the coding sequence ATGGCCGAAGGAATGCTCCTTGCCGTTGCACAAAAAATCATTGAAGATTTGGGCTCTTGGGCTTTCCAAGGGATCGTATCGCATTGGGATGTCGAAGCTGAACTTGAAAACATCAAGAACACTGTTTCCACGATTCAAGCTGTACTTCGGGATGCAGCAGAGCAGCAGAGTCATAGCCATCAAGTTAAGGATTGGCTTGAAAAGCTTAAGGACGCAGTTTATGAAGCAGATGACCTGTTGGGTGAGTTCTACACTGAACTCACCGAAGCTTTACAACAAGGAGGGATGAATGAGAATATTGCAAAAAAGGTACGCGGTTTCTTTTCAACTTCAAACCCATTTGTTTTACGTCGAGAGATGAGTCGTAGAATAATTGAGATGAAGCAGAAACTAAATGCTATAGCGGAAGATAGGAAAATGTTTCATTTGAAAGACTACCATGTAGAGCCACCTGTGAGTATGGATAGGGAAGAGACTCACTCATTTGTGCTTGATGAAAAAGTTATTGGGAGAGAAGATGATAAAGAGGCCATCATAAAACTGCTATTGGAGCCTAATGATGAAGAGAATGTTTCAATTATTCCTATAGTGGGGATTGGTGGGTTAGGAAAGACCACACTTGCTCAATTTGTATACAATGACAAGAACATCAAAGAACATTTTGAGCTAAAAATGTGGACATGTATATCTGACGTCTTTGATGTGAAaatgattattcaaaaaataatatcggCTACAGGTAAGGAACCTGTAGACCATAGCATGGATAAATTACAAGATAAACTTCgtaaaataattaatcaaaagaaGTACTTACTTGTCTTGGATGATGTGTGGAATGAGGATCCTCACAAATGGGATAGTTTGAAAGACCTTTTAATGGGTGGTGCTAAGGGAAGTAAAATTGTAATAACTACACGTGGGAGATTGGTAGCAGAGATTACATGCCCAACTTCAATATACACTCTTAAAGGTCTCGATGAAGAACAGTCTTGGTTGTTATTCAAACAAATAGCATTTAGAAAAGGGCAAGGGCAAGGGACCAATAATCCTAGACTAGAAGAAATTGGAAGGGAAATTGTGCACAAGTGTCAAGGGATACCCCTTGCCATAAAGTCTATAGGAAATGTACTGCACTTGGAGAAAACAGAGCATAAATGGTCATATGTCAACAATAATATACTAGAAAGTGCaactcaacaaaaaaatgacatttttccaATTCTAAAGTTGAGTTATGATTATCTTCCATCACatttaaaaagttgttttgCCTTTTGTTCCTTGTTTCCTAAAGATTCTGAGATTGATAAGGTGACACTTGTACAACTATGGATAGCACAAGGTTTTATCCGACCATCAAACAAAAACCAAGAATTAGAAGATGTTGCAGATGAGTATTTCAAGGATTTGCTTTGGAGGTCCTTCTTCGAAGAAGTGACAAATGCAATGggaaaattaaattacaagatGCATGATTTAATTCATGATCTTGCACAATTAGTTGCAGGGCCAGAGTGCACAATAATTACTTTGGATCGAAACAATTTTGATGAAAAACCTCGTCATGTGTCACTTCCATTATATAttgacttatcttttattgAAACTTCAAGTTTGCTAGTTAGAGCAGAGAAGTTACGTACATGCCTTCTAACTTTTAAACCTAATAAGTCTGGTAAAGCGGGGAAACTAGATGAATCAAAGTTGAATAAACTTATTTTGAGTTGCAGAAGATTGCGTGCATTGGGTTTATGTGGAGTGCATATTGAGAGAGTGCCAGATTCTATTGGAAAGTTGATACATCTTACTTATCTTGATTTTTCTGAGAATCATGGTATTGAAACTCTCCCTAATGCTATTTCTAGACTTTGGAAATTGCAAACACTAAAAGTCAATGATTGTCAGAAGCTTAAAGAATTACCTAGAGACATTAGATTTTTGGTTGGCCTCAGGCATCTTGAGAATAGCTATTGTGGGCGATTGAGTCATATGCCTGATGGATTAGGGAAAATGACATGCCTTCAAACGTTATCATTATTTGTTGTGAGAGACAACCAAGCTTCTACCTCTGGGCCCATTAGTAGTGGGCTAGACGAATTGAATTCGCTAAACTCCCTGAGAGGAAAACTACAAATCTCAAATTTGAGATGTTTGGAAGATGTTTATTCAGAACCCAATGCTGCCAATTTAAGGGCAAAACAATATCTTGACCGGTTGTCATTATTATGGCATGCAAATgatcattatttttgttctgATGACGACAACGATGGTGATGAGAAGTTATTAGAAGGCCTCCAACCACAccaaaatcttaaatttttgtcTGTGAATGGTTATGGGGGTGTGAGATTTTCAAGTTGGCTTTCGTTGCTCACAAATCTGGTTGATTTATCTATAACTGGTTGTAAGAGATGTCAACAACTTCCACGATTGTCTCGACTCCACTCTCTGGAACGTCTATCGCTTCATAATATGGAAGTTTTGGAGTACATATCAGATGGTGATATAAATGAGGAGTTTCATACTTCATCCTTATTCCCATCGCTAAAGTCAATTTCTATTAGGCGCTGCCCTAATCTGAAGGGATGGTGGAGGAGCACATCAACAACAGATCACCAACAACATCCGCATCACCAGTCACTGCCTTCATTCCATCATCTTTCTGCTTTATATATTCAGTTTTGCCCTAATCTAACTTCCTTACCTCCATTTCCGTATCTTGAAGAAAGTCTATTTTTGGAACAAGTCAGTTTGAAACCTTTACAACGGACAATAGCAATGAATTTGTCGCTTCCTTCTTCCTCCTCTTTCTTGTCCTCTCCTTTCTCCAAATTAAAGTCTATGAATTTAAGTTTTATAAAGGATACAGAGGCTCTACCAGATGAGTGGATGTCAAACCTGAGTTCTCTCAAGCAACTAAGCATAGAAGGAGGCCCTAAGCTGAAATCTCTATCTCTAGCTGTGCCCCATCTCACCTCACTCGAGAGCTTGGAGATTCATAATTGTGAGCTGTTTGATTCAATTAGTGACATGGGTGATGATGGCATCGAATGGCAACATCTGAAATGCCTCAATTCTCTGCGATACGACAGCGTTCTGAATTTGAAGTCTATTCCATCCGGGCTTCAACATGTTTCAGCTCTGCGAAAGCTTGTGATTTCTAATTGCCCCAATTTGACGATTCTCCCAGAGCTCACCTCAGTTGTATaccttcaaatttcaaaaagccCTAACCTAACATCAATTCCCGATGGGATTACTAATCTCACATCCCTTGAAGAACTTCACATTTACGATTGTCCAAATCTCAAATCACTTCCTGATGAGATGGTTTCTCTCAAGTCTTTACAAAAGCTAACAATTGAAGGATGTCCTGACTTAGCGAAAAGATGTGAAAGGGGAATTGGGGAAGACTGGTTCAAAATTGCTCACGTCCCTGTTATCAAATATTGGAATTGGTGA
- the LOC115984505 gene encoding uncharacterized protein LOC115984505, whose product MAKSPAIATKWSPPLGEGYKTNYDGAIFEEAGEAGIGVVVRNGNGEVLAALSEKIPYPGTVELVEILAARRAVQFIVELGMAQSIFEGDSESVYKALKSGDVGHSAIGQYVKDIMSISGSLRTFSFSHIRRQDNCVAHALAKRARFAFPLLVWMEHVPPDVIPFVLSDL is encoded by the coding sequence ATGGCTAAGTCCCCTGCGATTGCAACGAAGTGGAGTCCACCATTGGGCGAGGGGTATAAAACCAACTATGATGGAGCAATTTTTGAAGAGGCGGGAGAGGCAGGGATAGGTGTGGTGGTGCGAAACGGAAATGGCGAAGTACTTGCTGCACTTTCAGAAAAAATACCTTACCCCGGCACAGTGGAGTTGGTGGAAATCCTAGCTGCAAGAAGGGCTGTCCAGTTCATTGTTGAATTGGGCATGGCACAGTCAATATTTGAAGGAGACTCAGAGAGTGTCTACAAGGCATTGAAGTCAGGTGATGTGGGTCACTCCGCAATTGGTCAGTATGTGAAAGACATAATGTCTATTTCCGGTTCGCTTCgaactttctctttctctcatattAGGAGGCAGGATAATTGTGTGGCTCATGCCTTAGCAAAGAGAGCAAGATTTGCATTTCCATTGTTAGTCTGGATGGAGCATGTTCCACCGGATGTGATTCCTTTTGTACTTTCAGATCTGTag